The Vicia villosa cultivar HV-30 ecotype Madison, WI linkage group LG1, Vvil1.0, whole genome shotgun sequence genome includes a region encoding these proteins:
- the LOC131610942 gene encoding LOB domain-containing protein 38-like: MSCNGCRVLRKGCSEDCMLRDCLTWIQNPQAQGNATLFVAKFFGRATLMSFLSSVPPNQRSGLFQSLMYEAVGRTINPVNGAVGLLWTGRWRFCQLGVEQVLRGNGGALTPLPDHESSEKGSSSRHHQYHQQKLMIEENKTQSEESESSTLGSRTGTEDYSYDYANSQTQTQTKQLLTLFL; encoded by the exons ATGAGTTGCAACGGTTGTCGTGTCCTCCGAAAAGGATGCAGCGAAGATTGCATGTTACGTGATTGTCTAACATGGATACAAAACCCACAAGCACAGGGTAACGCCACTCTCTTCGTTGCTAAATTCTTCGGCCGTGCTACACTCATGTCTTTCCTATCTTCTGTTCCTCCCAACCAAAGATCCG GTTTGTTCCAGTCACTTATGTATGAAGCTGTTGGAAGGACTATAAATCCGGTGAATGGAGCAGTGGGGCTTTTGTGGACTGGGAGGTGGCGGTTTTGTCAACTGGGTGTCGAGCAAGTTTTGAGGGGTAACGGTGGCGCGTTGACACCACTGCCGGATCATGAGAGTAGTGAAAAGGGAAGTAGTTCTAGACATCATCAATATCACCAACAAAAACTAATGATTGAAGAAAACAAGACACAGTCCGAGGAATCGGAGTCGTCGACGTTAGGAAGCAGAACAGGAACTGAGGATTATTCATATGATTATGCTAATTctcaaactcaaactcaaaccAAACAACTCCTTACACTGTTCTTATGA